A genomic region of Nostoc sp. UHCC 0702 contains the following coding sequences:
- a CDS encoding type II toxin-antitoxin system VapC family toxin: protein MNGNRYVLDTNAIVSVLQGSSQLIQLLQDADWIGVSVISQIEFLAFSGLSQEDRQLFEQFLQRVELISLVASDAVLIKKIIEIRQQYRLKLPDAVIAAMTIQNSASLVTADLEFTKVTILAVVNW from the coding sequence ATGAATGGTAATCGCTACGTGTTGGATACGAATGCAATTGTGTCTGTGCTTCAAGGAAGTTCTCAACTTATTCAATTACTTCAAGATGCTGATTGGATTGGAGTTTCAGTTATTAGCCAAATTGAATTTCTGGCGTTTTCTGGGCTGAGTCAAGAGGATCGTCAACTTTTTGAGCAGTTTTTGCAACGAGTAGAGCTTATCAGTTTAGTGGCGAGTGATGCTGTTTTAATTAAGAAAATCATTGAAATTCGCCAGCAATATCGGTTGAAATTACCAGATGCAGTAATTGCAGCAATGACGATTCAAAATTCAGCAAGCTTAGTGACTGCCGATCTAGAATTTACGAAGGTAACAATTTTAGCGGTAGTTAATTGGTAA